Proteins from one Setaria italica strain Yugu1 chromosome V, Setaria_italica_v2.0, whole genome shotgun sequence genomic window:
- the LOC101755567 gene encoding uncharacterized protein LOC101755567 isoform X1, whose protein sequence is MRLRRRVGDGGGDLGDAAMLGAVGLGDFARLVLPDHPPEELGLAAAYDDASGRILVSIAGASGAPISASPADLAGALELPPGPVGLAKGVDAALFATAEAIAAVSGFVRDRVILGGGGDGGHASGEVAAALRLVEEGKAYEVDWGGLVWAVVKGEVVDGTPRRYAPYLIHLLERQTPGLFADFDGRLPRPKRWKGQQCQWDSVGFLALEEEEDPSLVYGGSQNIGDLEDMPIFGEGSDVKLLGHKMEYDDREGGCSRSSARRSIEMEDEDYNNVNVDVGPLDTTSYLPLQYVACQPLSTLSPFQACMSKILGYVPAMESRYLNLEKACRDTRDEVEWIKKMVMEKDHLVAATMSDMQEELRRRSASMRPYEADMNLMYRTIQQYDKLLEKSLAELQEVAGSDSEVLGISSGQNRAWVQHYSSQKMSVIDVTWSLKSSKLLKEITEVEMGITKLNHEVQRLKNSRSIPDLNNGVEDNDEAEASQRKIEDSSCASEGCHVNNTTLGGKQLLELVANPDQRNDTGERMDQNGVQL, encoded by the exons ATGCGGCTCCGCAGGCGTgttggcgacggcggcggggacctCGGAGACGCGGCGATGCTCGGCGCCGTGGGGCTTGGGGACTTCGCGCGGCTCGTCCTCCCCGACCACCCGCCCGAGGAGctcgggctcgccgccgcctacgACGACGCCTCGGGCCGCATTTTGGTCTCCATCGCCGGCGCCTCCGGCGCCCCCATCTCCGCTTCCCCCGCCGATCTCGCGGGCGCCCTCGAGCTGCCGCCCGGCCCGGTTGGCCTCGCCAAGGGGGTGGACGCGGCCTTGTTCGCCACCGCCGAGGCAATCGCCGCCGTGAGTGGGTTCGTCCGCGATCGCGTGATTCTgggaggcggaggggacggAGGGCATGCGTCGGGTGAGGTCGCTGCGGCGCTGCGGTTGGTGGAGGAGGGCAAGGCATATGAGGTGGACTGGGGCGGTTTGGTGTGGGCGGTGGTGAagggggaggtggtggacgGGACGCCGCGGCGGTACGCGCCGTACCTTATCCATCTGTTGGAGCGCCAAACCCCGGGTCTTTTCGCCGATTTTGATGGGAGGTTGCCTCGTCCGAAGAGATGGAAAGGCCAGCAATGCCAGTGGGATTCTGTTGGGTTCCTTGcgttggaggaggaagaagatccCTCCTTGGTTTATGGGGGGAGCCAGAACATTGGGGACTTGGAGGATATGCCAATCTTCGGTGAGGGCTCTGATGTTAAGCTTTTGGGCCATAAGATGGAGTATGATGACAGGGAAGGAGGTTGTAGCCGGAGTTCTGCTCGACGCTCtattgaaatggaagatgaagattacaacaatgTCAATGTAGATGTTGGCCCTTTGGACACCACGTCTTATCTTCCACTGCAGTACGTCGCTTGCCAACCTCTTTCCACTCTCTCGCCTTTCCAAGCATGTATGTCAAAAATCCTAGGTTATGTCCCTGCCATGGAGAGTAGATACTTGAATTTGGAGAAGGCTTGCAGGGACACTCGGGATGAAGTAGAGTGGATTAAGAAAATGGTGATGGAAAAAGACCACTTAGTTGCAGCTACGATGAGTGATATGCAAGAGGAGCTTAGACGGAGAAGTGCTTCCATGCGTCCATACGAAGCAGACATGAATCTGATGTACCGCACGATTCAACAGTATGACAAATTACTTGAGAAGTCTTTGGCTGAACTTCAGGAAGTTGCTGGCTCAGATTCAGAGGTTCTTGGTATCTCTAGTGGGCAGAATCGTGCTTGGGTGCAGCATTATTCTAGCCAGAAGATGAGCGTGATTGATGTAACATGGTCTTTGAAGTCTTCAAAGCTTCTGAAGGAGATTACAGAAGTGGAGATGGGCATAACGAAGCTCAATCATGAAGTACAAAGACTAAAGAATTCCAGATCAATTCCAGACCTTAACAATG GTGTGGAAGACAATGATGAGGCAGAAGCATCccagaggaagatagaggacaGTTCTTGTGCAAGTGAAGGATGTCATGTCAACAATACCACACTG GGAGGAAAGCAGCTTCTTGAATTGGTAGCAAACCCTGATCAAAGGAATGACACCGGGGAGAGAATGGATCAGAATGGGGTTCAGCTCTGA
- the LOC101755567 gene encoding uncharacterized protein LOC101755567 isoform X2, giving the protein MRLRRRVGDGGGDLGDAAMLGAVGLGDFARLVLPDHPPEELGLAAAYDDASGRILVSIAGASGAPISASPADLAGALELPPGPVGLAKGVDAALFATAEAIAAVSGFVRDRVILGGGGDGGHASGEVAAALRLVEEGKAYEVDWGGLVWAVVKGEVVDGTPRRYAPYLIHLLERQTPGLFADFDGRLPRPKRWKGQQCQWDSVGFLALEEEEDPSLVYGGSQNIGDLEDMPIFGEGSDVKLLGHKMEYDDREGGCSRSSARRSIEMEDEDYNNVNVDVGPLDTTSYLPLQYVACQPLSTLSPFQACMSKILGYVPAMESRYLNLEKACRDTRDEVEWIKKMVMEKDHLVAATMSDMQEELRRRSASMRPYEADMNLMYRTIQQYDKLLEKSLAELQEVAGSDSEVLGISSGQNRAWVQHYSSQKMSVIDVTWSLKSSKLLKEITEVEMGITKLNHEVQRLKNSRSIPDLNNGVEDNDEAEASQRKIEDSSCASEGCHVNNTTLKT; this is encoded by the exons ATGCGGCTCCGCAGGCGTgttggcgacggcggcggggacctCGGAGACGCGGCGATGCTCGGCGCCGTGGGGCTTGGGGACTTCGCGCGGCTCGTCCTCCCCGACCACCCGCCCGAGGAGctcgggctcgccgccgcctacgACGACGCCTCGGGCCGCATTTTGGTCTCCATCGCCGGCGCCTCCGGCGCCCCCATCTCCGCTTCCCCCGCCGATCTCGCGGGCGCCCTCGAGCTGCCGCCCGGCCCGGTTGGCCTCGCCAAGGGGGTGGACGCGGCCTTGTTCGCCACCGCCGAGGCAATCGCCGCCGTGAGTGGGTTCGTCCGCGATCGCGTGATTCTgggaggcggaggggacggAGGGCATGCGTCGGGTGAGGTCGCTGCGGCGCTGCGGTTGGTGGAGGAGGGCAAGGCATATGAGGTGGACTGGGGCGGTTTGGTGTGGGCGGTGGTGAagggggaggtggtggacgGGACGCCGCGGCGGTACGCGCCGTACCTTATCCATCTGTTGGAGCGCCAAACCCCGGGTCTTTTCGCCGATTTTGATGGGAGGTTGCCTCGTCCGAAGAGATGGAAAGGCCAGCAATGCCAGTGGGATTCTGTTGGGTTCCTTGcgttggaggaggaagaagatccCTCCTTGGTTTATGGGGGGAGCCAGAACATTGGGGACTTGGAGGATATGCCAATCTTCGGTGAGGGCTCTGATGTTAAGCTTTTGGGCCATAAGATGGAGTATGATGACAGGGAAGGAGGTTGTAGCCGGAGTTCTGCTCGACGCTCtattgaaatggaagatgaagattacaacaatgTCAATGTAGATGTTGGCCCTTTGGACACCACGTCTTATCTTCCACTGCAGTACGTCGCTTGCCAACCTCTTTCCACTCTCTCGCCTTTCCAAGCATGTATGTCAAAAATCCTAGGTTATGTCCCTGCCATGGAGAGTAGATACTTGAATTTGGAGAAGGCTTGCAGGGACACTCGGGATGAAGTAGAGTGGATTAAGAAAATGGTGATGGAAAAAGACCACTTAGTTGCAGCTACGATGAGTGATATGCAAGAGGAGCTTAGACGGAGAAGTGCTTCCATGCGTCCATACGAAGCAGACATGAATCTGATGTACCGCACGATTCAACAGTATGACAAATTACTTGAGAAGTCTTTGGCTGAACTTCAGGAAGTTGCTGGCTCAGATTCAGAGGTTCTTGGTATCTCTAGTGGGCAGAATCGTGCTTGGGTGCAGCATTATTCTAGCCAGAAGATGAGCGTGATTGATGTAACATGGTCTTTGAAGTCTTCAAAGCTTCTGAAGGAGATTACAGAAGTGGAGATGGGCATAACGAAGCTCAATCATGAAGTACAAAGACTAAAGAATTCCAGATCAATTCCAGACCTTAACAATG GTGTGGAAGACAATGATGAGGCAGAAGCATCccagaggaagatagaggacaGTTCTTGTGCAAGTGAAGGATGTCATGTCAACAATACCACACTG AAAACATGA
- the LOC101755973 gene encoding basic leucine zipper 6 encodes MAQLPPRIPAAVHHWPEGGHHGAAAWADDFAEFAASRRGAHRRSLSDSVAFVEVAPADGAAGEFDRLDDDQLMSMFPDEAGGGVSSSAPGSDNGGSSDSDGEKRGGGAPAGGGSNGCDDERNEASDAQALATGQAAAASTELIRDPKRVKRILANRQSAQRSRVRKLQYISELERSVTTLQNEVSVLSPRVAFLDQQRTILTVGNSHLKQRIAALAQDKIFKDAHQEALRKEIERLRQVYEQQSLKMSAGSAASEHGPPPPVRAEKELMS; translated from the exons ATGGCGCAGCTGCCACCCCGGATCCCGGCCGCGGTGCACCACTGGCCGGAGGGGGGCCAccacggggcggcggcgtgggctgACGACTTCGCCGAGTtcgcggcgtcgcggcggggcGCGCACCGGAGGTCGCTCAGCGACTCGGTGGCCTTCGTCGAGGTGGCGCccgcggacggcgcggcgggcgagTTCGACCGCCTCGACGACGATCAGCTCATGTCCATGTTCCccgacgaggccggcggcggcgtgtcgTCGTCCGCGCCGGGGTCCGACAACGGCGGCAGCAGCGACAGCGACGGCGAAAAgcgtggcggcggtgctccggcgggcggcggcagcaatgGCTGCGATGACGAGCGGAACGAAGCCTCGGACGCGCAGGCGCTGGCGACGgggcaggccgccgccgcctccacggaGCTGATCCGGGACCCCAAGAGGGTGAAGAG GATCCTGGCCAATCGGCAGTCGGCTCAGAGGTCGCGGGTGAGGAAGCTGCAGTACATCTCCGAGCTCGAGCGCAGCGTCACAACCCTGCAG AACGAGGTGTCCGTGCTGTCTCCTCGGGTGGCATTTCTGGATCAGCAGCGGACGATACTGACCGTCGGCAACAGCCACCTCAAGCAGCGGATCGCAGCTCTTGCACAGGACAAGATCTTCAAGGATG CTCATCAAGAGGCGTTGAGGAAGGAGATCGAGAGGCTGCGGCAGGTCTACGAGCAGCAGAGCCTCAAGATGTCAGCCGGCTCTGCCGCTTCTGAACacgggccgccgcccccggtGCGCGCGGAGAAAGAGCTCATGAGCTAG
- the LOC101756372 gene encoding uncharacterized protein LOC101756372, whose amino-acid sequence MESNSMAPQQREDDVMEVPEIDGDLLVELLDASLAAEDNAGQALGFAADVDGDCWIDSQEPSCGIHAHQDCEDCGLDGILSDFEEYGSARARPFPAPYAFFGDEDTLEWAETTDAVMGPFAGGCMGDWYMDGMVMAMEWEEEEEGGEGSAFSFEPCYGGGEAGAEQVYGSPLWE is encoded by the coding sequence ATGGAGAGCAATAGCATGGCGCCGCAGCAGAGAGAAGACGACGTCATGGAGGTGCCGGAGATCGACGGCGACCTGCTCGTCGAGCTCCTGGACGCGTCCCTCGCCGCCGAGGACAACGCAGGCCAGGCGCTCGGCTTCGCGGCCGACGTCGACGGCGACTGCTGGATCGACAGCCAGGAGCCGAGCTGCGGCATCCACGCGCACCAGGACTGCGAGGACTGCGGCCTCGACGGCATCCTGTCCGACTTCGAGGAGTACGGgagcgcgcgggcgaggccgTTCCCGGCGCCGTACGCATTCTTCGGCGACGAGGACACCCTGGAGTGGGCGGAGACGACCGACGCCGTCATGGGCCCGTTCGCCGGCGGGTGCATGGGGGACTGGTACATGGACGGCATGGTCATGGCCAtggagtgggaggaggaggaggagggcggcgaggggagCGCCTTCTCGTTTGAGCcctgctacggcggcggcgaggctggcgCGGAGCAGGTGTACGGCAGCCCGTTGTGGGAGTGA